One segment of Pasteurella skyensis DNA contains the following:
- a CDS encoding DEAD/DEAH box helicase — MTTETQTQIDTETQVETQTFADLGLPAALLDAVTGMGFVTPSPIQLECIPHLLNGNDVLGMAQTGSGKTAAFGLPLLAHIAPSQRYPQMLVMAPTRELAIQVADALEQFSKNIKGLNVVTVYGGQRYDIQLRALKQGAHVVVGTPGRILDHIRRKTLDLSRLKAIVLDEADEMLRMGFIDDVETVMAELPEDHQTALFSATMPEAIRRITRRFMKDPKEVKIKATQNSAPDIEQRYWLVNGFRKNEALLRFLEVEDFDASIIFTRTKSATTDVTELLERNGFRVAALNGDMTQVAREQTLERLKSGRLDIVVATDVAARGIDIDRISLVVNYDIPLDSESYVHRIGRTGRAGRSGKALLFVDPRERRLLRNVEHLMKKKIDEVQVPDHAMLMESRSEKFKKQISKQLEHRDLEMYRQLLEDLFTADQDHEELAAAMMMMLTQKKKLILPPDPKPRPARAERRNDRDGGRNERRGGREHREGNGVKMDMYRIELGREDGVEVRHIVGAIANEGDINSRYIGHIKLFDKHSTLELPQGLPKHIVQHFANKSRVLNKPMQMSFIGEAEQQSGGGRRDGGRGRGRSEGGRGRSEGNRSNSRGRKESGGFKEKRFNDRRSDKRSSR; from the coding sequence ATGACTACAGAAACACAAACTCAAATAGATACTGAGACTCAAGTTGAAACACAAACTTTCGCCGATTTAGGCTTACCAGCAGCATTACTTGATGCTGTAACAGGTATGGGATTCGTTACACCGTCACCAATTCAATTAGAATGTATTCCACATTTATTAAATGGTAATGACGTATTAGGTATGGCACAAACAGGAAGCGGTAAAACTGCAGCGTTTGGCTTACCACTATTAGCACACATTGCACCAAGTCAGCGTTATCCACAAATGTTGGTAATGGCACCAACGCGTGAATTAGCGATTCAAGTAGCTGATGCACTAGAACAATTTTCAAAAAATATTAAAGGGTTAAATGTTGTTACCGTTTATGGTGGGCAGCGTTATGATATCCAACTTCGTGCCTTAAAACAGGGTGCACACGTTGTGGTGGGAACACCGGGACGTATTTTAGACCATATTCGTCGTAAAACGTTAGATCTGTCACGCTTAAAAGCAATCGTATTGGATGAAGCAGATGAAATGTTGCGTATGGGCTTTATTGATGATGTTGAAACCGTAATGGCGGAATTACCAGAAGATCATCAAACGGCACTATTCTCTGCAACAATGCCAGAAGCGATTCGTCGTATTACACGTCGTTTTATGAAAGATCCTAAAGAAGTCAAAATTAAAGCAACCCAAAACTCAGCACCAGATATCGAACAACGTTATTGGTTAGTGAATGGTTTTCGTAAAAATGAAGCATTATTACGCTTTTTAGAAGTAGAAGATTTTGATGCATCAATTATCTTTACTCGCACAAAATCGGCAACGACGGATGTAACAGAATTATTAGAGCGTAATGGTTTTCGTGTGGCGGCATTAAATGGTGATATGACACAGGTTGCACGTGAGCAAACCTTAGAGCGTTTAAAATCAGGACGTTTAGATATCGTGGTTGCAACAGATGTTGCAGCTCGTGGTATTGATATTGATCGTATTAGCTTAGTGGTAAACTATGATATTCCATTAGATTCAGAGAGTTATGTACACCGTATCGGTCGTACAGGTCGTGCAGGACGTTCAGGTAAAGCATTATTATTTGTTGATCCTAGAGAGCGTCGTTTATTACGTAATGTTGAACACTTGATGAAGAAAAAAATTGATGAGGTTCAAGTGCCTGATCACGCAATGTTAATGGAAAGTCGTAGTGAGAAATTTAAAAAACAAATTTCTAAACAGTTAGAACACCGTGATTTAGAAATGTATCGTCAATTATTGGAAGATTTATTTACCGCAGATCAAGATCACGAAGAATTAGCGGCAGCAATGATGATGATGTTAACCCAGAAGAAAAAATTAATTCTTCCTCCTGATCCAAAACCTCGTCCTGCAAGAGCAGAGCGTAGAAATGATCGTGATGGTGGACGTAATGAACGTCGTGGTGGTCGTGAGCATCGTGAAGGTAACGGTGTAAAAATGGATATGTACCGTATTGAACTAGGGCGTGAAGATGGTGTTGAAGTTCGTCATATCGTAGGTGCAATTGCGAATGAAGGAGATATTAACAGCCGTTATATTGGTCATATCAAATTATTTGATAAACACTCAACCTTAGAATTGCCACAAGGCTTACCAAAACATATCGTACAGCACTTTGCGAATAAATCACGTGTATTGAATAAACCAATGCAAATGTCATTTATCGGTGAAGCAGAGCAGCAATCAGGTGGTGGTCGCCGTGATGGTGGCAGAGGACGTGGTCGCTCAGAAGGTGGACGAGGACGTTCAGAAGGCAACCGTTCAAATAGCAGAGGTCGTAAAGAGAGCGGCGGTTTTAAAGAAAAACGCTTTAATGATAGACGTTCAGATAAGCGCAGTAGCCGTTAA